A single Arachidicoccus sp. BS20 DNA region contains:
- the mutL gene encoding DNA mismatch repair endonuclease MutL — MDIIQLLPDSIANQIAAGEVIQRPASAVKELLENAVDAGATEIKLIVQDAGKALIQVIDNGKGMSETDARLSFERHATSKIQKIDDLFHIKTMGFRGEALASIAAVAQVELKTRRAEDELGTYIEIENSIVIKQEPCAAPFGTSISMKNLFFNVPARRNFLKSNAAELRHIIEEFIRVAMAFPHLFFSLTSNGQEVFHLEAGSLKQRVVQALGNHLNAQLVALKDETDYINISGFIGKPEVSRKTRGDQYIFVNNRFIKSSYLNHAIVGAFIELIPKENFPLYVLFLEIDPAQVDINVHPTKQEIKFEDEKIIYAFVKAAVKHALAQASIAPSLDFSLNADIQQLDAINKPFNKEEQESAATSNLFKTFTQRNQAHFIESDNKAELQHWQDFYTPSKENSSSKKIDAFLQNEKHEDDFAFAQYDFLSSEKAKQEKKIIEGAPLLQVLQTYILAPAENGFVLIHQQLAHERILYERFEQTVHRHSAISQQLLMPSALQLSVADKTLLEELLPDLKLIGYIIEKSADNIFSVTAVPADLLNGNETKAIELLLEQYKHFNSEVKFSKREKIVRCLARQHAVKAGRILTEKEMRQLVEDLFQCQTSNLSPSGSSPTFIEFKENYLDGLFGI; from the coding sequence GTGGATATTATTCAATTATTACCCGATAGCATCGCAAACCAAATTGCCGCAGGCGAAGTCATTCAGCGCCCGGCGAGCGCTGTAAAAGAGTTGTTGGAAAATGCGGTGGATGCGGGCGCTACCGAAATAAAATTAATCGTTCAGGATGCGGGCAAAGCGTTGATTCAAGTGATTGACAACGGCAAAGGCATGAGCGAAACCGATGCACGGCTTTCCTTTGAAAGGCACGCCACCAGTAAGATTCAAAAGATTGACGATTTGTTTCACATCAAAACAATGGGCTTTCGCGGCGAAGCGTTGGCATCTATTGCAGCCGTTGCACAGGTGGAATTAAAAACGCGCCGCGCCGAAGATGAATTGGGCACTTATATCGAAATTGAGAATAGTATAGTTATAAAACAAGAGCCTTGTGCTGCGCCTTTCGGTACAAGCATCAGCATGAAAAATTTATTTTTCAATGTTCCTGCACGAAGAAATTTTTTAAAAAGCAACGCTGCCGAATTGCGCCACATTATTGAAGAATTTATCCGCGTAGCAATGGCTTTTCCGCACCTGTTTTTTTCACTGACAAGCAACGGACAAGAGGTGTTTCATCTCGAAGCTGGTTCGCTAAAACAGCGTGTAGTGCAGGCTTTGGGCAATCATCTTAATGCACAGTTAGTTGCCTTGAAAGACGAAACGGATTATATCAACATCAGCGGTTTTATCGGCAAACCCGAAGTTTCCAGGAAAACGCGCGGCGACCAGTATATTTTTGTCAATAATCGTTTTATCAAAAGTTCTTATCTCAACCACGCGATTGTCGGCGCTTTCATCGAATTGATTCCGAAAGAAAATTTTCCGTTGTATGTTTTGTTTTTAGAAATCGACCCTGCACAGGTTGATATTAATGTTCATCCGACCAAGCAGGAAATAAAATTTGAAGACGAAAAAATTATTTACGCGTTTGTAAAAGCTGCCGTGAAGCACGCGCTCGCGCAGGCAAGCATAGCGCCGTCTTTGGACTTTTCGCTGAATGCGGATATTCAGCAACTCGATGCAATCAACAAGCCTTTCAATAAGGAAGAACAGGAATCCGCAGCAACTTCCAATTTGTTTAAAACATTTACGCAACGCAACCAGGCGCACTTTATAGAATCGGACAACAAGGCTGAATTGCAGCATTGGCAAGACTTTTACACGCCTTCAAAAGAAAATTCATCGTCAAAAAAAATAGATGCTTTTTTACAAAATGAAAAGCACGAGGATGATTTTGCGTTTGCGCAATACGATTTTTTGAGCAGCGAAAAGGCAAAGCAGGAAAAGAAAATTATTGAAGGTGCGCCTTTGCTGCAAGTATTGCAAACCTACATTCTCGCTCCCGCCGAAAACGGATTTGTACTCATTCATCAGCAACTTGCGCATGAAAGAATTTTGTATGAAAGATTTGAACAAACGGTTCATCGTCATTCTGCCATATCGCAGCAATTGCTGATGCCTTCTGCATTACAGCTTTCCGTTGCCGACAAAACTTTGTTAGAAGAATTATTACCCGATTTAAAATTAATTGGTTACATCATCGAAAAATCTGCAGATAATATTTTTTCTGTTACAGCCGTTCCTGCGGATTTACTAAATGGCAACGAAACCAAAGCGATTGAGTTGCTGCTCGAACAATACAAGCATTTCAACAGCGAAGTGAAATTTTCCAAAAGGGAAAAAATTGTGCGTTGTCTTGCGCGCCAGCACGCTGTGAAAGCAGGACGAATTTTAACTGAAAAAGAAATGCGCCAGTTGGTGGAAGATTTGTTTCAATGCCAGACATCGAACCTTTCGCCATCAGGCAGCAGTCCTACATTTATTGAGTTTAAGGAAAATTATTTGGATGGATTGTTTGGGATTTAG
- a CDS encoding TonB-dependent receptor plug domain-containing protein, producing MNNEEINIDLIKDYFAGKLDAKAMHALEKRALEDPFLAEAMEGFFTYSNNVPYDLNELQTRLKNRVSKKSFNLKPWLIAASIVLLLGIGVFFVLNNSNNKTQNIAKEIVQNANIQQPVVINNDTQSSVVTQTDTTSKIVALRKKEMKIIRDTFPSPYKKVFPEKELILAKNNTFNNKSFVAANIIIPSKKISDSSFASTLQGKVAGIVVDTTTANLNDVVVVGYGTQKKESITGAVAATDNHMMIRGNNSLDKTAPLILIDGSSGNLDSINPRDIASFNILKDSKATAIYGSRGANGVILITTKKRNVNNLSFAKLKKDTSIVHPQISWKKFKDYVENAVKKSDTTGTKGTVILSFSVLPDGRLTDFKIIKGLSYERDQQAIDILKNGPLWNYNSISHTGFYTIEF from the coding sequence GTGAATAACGAAGAAATAAATATCGACCTGATTAAAGATTATTTCGCAGGCAAGCTCGATGCGAAAGCCATGCACGCTTTGGAAAAACGCGCACTGGAAGATCCGTTTCTTGCCGAAGCGATGGAAGGCTTTTTCACGTATTCAAATAATGTGCCTTATGATTTAAATGAGTTACAAACAAGATTGAAAAATCGTGTTTCAAAAAAATCATTCAACCTGAAACCTTGGCTGATTGCAGCTTCCATCGTCTTACTTTTAGGCATCGGAGTTTTTTTCGTATTGAATAACTCAAATAACAAGACACAAAATATTGCAAAAGAAATTGTGCAAAATGCAAATATTCAGCAACCTGTTGTGATTAATAACGATACGCAGTCATCGGTTGTTACGCAAACTGATACAACTTCAAAAATTGTGGCATTAAGAAAAAAAGAAATGAAAATTATCAGAGATACTTTCCCGTCTCCATATAAAAAAGTCTTCCCCGAAAAAGAATTAATTCTTGCTAAGAACAATACATTTAATAACAAAAGTTTTGTTGCTGCAAATATTATAATTCCATCAAAAAAAATTAGCGATTCATCTTTCGCTTCTACATTGCAAGGAAAAGTCGCCGGAATTGTTGTTGATACTACAACCGCCAACCTGAACGATGTAGTTGTTGTCGGTTACGGTACACAAAAAAAAGAAAGCATTACAGGCGCTGTTGCAGCAACAGACAATCATATGATGATTCGTGGAAACAATTCTTTAGATAAAACCGCGCCGCTTATATTGATTGATGGCTCATCCGGTAATCTTGATTCAATCAATCCGCGAGATATAGCAAGTTTCAACATACTGAAGGACTCAAAAGCAACAGCTATTTACGGTTCACGAGGTGCAAACGGCGTAATTTTGATTACAACGAAAAAGAGAAACGTAAATAATTTATCTTTTGCAAAATTGAAAAAGGACACTTCAATTGTCCACCCGCAAATCAGTTGGAAAAAGTTCAAAGATTATGTTGAAAACGCTGTAAAAAAATCAGACACAACAGGCACGAAAGGTACGGTAATACTAAGTTTCAGCGTTTTACCCGACGGTCGTTTGACTGATTTTAAAATCATTAAAGGTTTGTCCTATGAAAGAGATCAGCAAGCGATTGATATTTTAAAAAATGGTCCATTATGGAATTATAATTCAATATCACACACAGGGTTTTATACGATTGAATTTTAA
- a CDS encoding RNA polymerase sigma factor has translation MQFEKQTSTFDQYSDAELIALYKNSKDLKPLAALYERYMALVYGVCLKYLKNEEDTKDAVMQLFEELITKLQKHHVENFKSWLHVVAKNFCLMQLRKNPGQNNAELKDDFMQLPAMEHHTEKEAAFSLLEKCLETLNHEQRTAIQLFYLEEKCYKDVAEITGYATDKVRSYIQNGRRNLKLCMDKNSE, from the coding sequence ATGCAATTTGAAAAACAGACATCTACATTCGACCAATATAGCGATGCCGAACTGATTGCTTTGTACAAAAACAGCAAGGATTTAAAACCGCTTGCAGCTTTGTACGAGCGATATATGGCGTTGGTTTACGGCGTCTGTTTGAAGTATCTGAAAAATGAAGAAGACACTAAAGATGCTGTGATGCAATTGTTTGAAGAGTTGATAACCAAATTGCAAAAACATCATGTGGAAAACTTCAAAAGTTGGTTGCACGTGGTTGCGAAAAATTTTTGCCTGATGCAGCTTCGCAAAAATCCGGGACAAAATAATGCAGAACTGAAAGATGATTTTATGCAATTGCCCGCAATGGAGCATCATACTGAAAAAGAAGCGGCATTTTCGCTTTTGGAAAAGTGTTTGGAAACATTGAATCACGAGCAACGTACGGCAATACAACTATTTTATCTGGAAGAAAAATGTTATAAGGATGTAGCGGAAATTACAGGTTATGCGACCGACAAAGTGCGCAGCTATATTCAAAACGGAAGAAGAAATTTAAAACTCTGTATGGACAAAAACAGTGAATAA
- a CDS encoding vWA domain-containing protein: MKNLIAFITVAFLCFSFLPQKKIIKGKVTDQNGMPLSGVSVISLSQNHRAVTDSNGSYQIMISETDEYLTFSFIGYKNQTIKIGKQKTINVTLSMDNAALNDIVVIGYGTQKKEMLTGGIAVNSSSQNIMIRGRSSLPNAYSYYVSRDEESYAHTDENSFKYANLAPLSTFSIDVDNASYSNVRRFINDGNLPPQDAVRVEEMINYFKYDYPQPAGKNPVNIVTQVSNAPWNPKHKLVQVALQAKTIPTENLPPSNFVFLIDVSGSMNEPNKLPLLVASLKMFTDNLRPKDKVAIVTYAGNASVALTSTSAENKKQIKDALDGLSAFGSTNGAGGIEKAYQIASENFIKNGNNRIILATDGDFNVGMSSDNDMQKLIEQKRQSGIYLTVLGFGMGNYKDSKMETLADKGNGNYAYIDNMQEVRRVLLNEFGGTMFTVAKDVKLQVEFNPAKVQGYRLLGYEDRKLNDEDFNDDKKDAGEMGSGQTVTAFYEIIPAGIKDTLLKNMDELKYQKNDKTKNLGNELLTVKLRYKNPRENSSKLISAIVDDKIIDINHESNDFRFAVAVAEFGMLLKHSAYKQNSNYDNVIALAKSSKGNDNEGYRAEFVRLAQTAKDLKGNEATE, from the coding sequence ATGAAAAATTTAATTGCCTTTATTACAGTTGCATTTTTATGTTTTTCTTTTCTACCGCAGAAAAAAATCATTAAAGGAAAAGTAACTGACCAAAACGGAATGCCGTTAAGCGGTGTAAGCGTTATTAGTCTTTCTCAAAATCACAGAGCTGTAACGGATTCAAACGGGAGTTATCAAATAATGATTTCCGAAACCGATGAATATTTGACATTTTCATTCATCGGTTATAAAAACCAAACAATAAAAATCGGTAAGCAAAAAACAATCAACGTAACGTTGTCAATGGATAATGCTGCGTTGAACGATATTGTGGTAATTGGCTATGGAACGCAGAAAAAAGAAATGCTAACCGGTGGAATTGCAGTAAACAGCTCTTCTCAAAATATTATGATACGTGGAAGAAGCAGTTTGCCAAATGCTTATAGTTACTACGTTTCACGCGATGAAGAAAGTTATGCGCATACTGATGAAAACAGTTTTAAATATGCAAATCTTGCGCCGCTTTCTACCTTTTCAATTGATGTGGACAATGCGAGTTACAGCAATGTTCGCCGCTTTATCAACGATGGAAATCTGCCGCCGCAAGATGCCGTGCGTGTGGAAGAAATGATTAATTATTTTAAGTATGATTATCCGCAACCGGCGGGAAAAAATCCTGTGAATATTGTTACACAGGTTTCAAATGCTCCTTGGAATCCGAAGCACAAGTTGGTGCAGGTCGCATTGCAGGCAAAAACAATTCCTACGGAAAATTTACCGCCGAGCAATTTTGTTTTTCTGATTGATGTTTCAGGTTCTATGAACGAGCCGAACAAATTGCCTTTGTTGGTTGCATCGTTAAAAATGTTTACAGATAATCTGCGACCGAAAGATAAAGTTGCCATTGTTACTTATGCCGGAAATGCAAGCGTGGCGCTGACTTCAACGTCTGCCGAAAATAAAAAGCAAATTAAAGACGCGCTCGACGGCTTGTCTGCTTTTGGTTCAACCAACGGCGCAGGCGGTATTGAAAAAGCATATCAAATTGCTTCGGAAAATTTTATCAAAAACGGCAATAATAGAATTATTCTTGCAACGGACGGCGATTTTAATGTGGGAATGTCGAGCGATAATGATATGCAAAAACTGATTGAACAAAAACGCCAATCAGGAATTTACTTGACTGTGCTGGGTTTTGGAATGGGCAACTATAAAGACAGTAAAATGGAAACGCTTGCGGATAAAGGCAATGGCAATTATGCGTACATCGACAATATGCAGGAAGTACGCAGGGTGTTGTTGAACGAATTTGGCGGAACGATGTTTACCGTGGCGAAAGATGTGAAGTTGCAAGTAGAATTTAATCCTGCGAAAGTTCAAGGTTATCGCTTATTGGGCTATGAAGACAGAAAATTGAATGATGAAGATTTTAATGATGATAAAAAAGATGCGGGCGAAATGGGTTCGGGACAAACGGTTACGGCATTTTATGAAATTATACCAGCCGGTATAAAAGATACTTTGCTGAAAAATATGGATGAATTGAAATATCAAAAGAATGATAAAACTAAAAATTTAGGCAATGAATTATTGACTGTAAAACTTCGTTACAAAAATCCGAGAGAAAATTCAAGTAAATTGATTTCGGCAATAGTTGATGATAAAATAATCGATATAAATCATGAGAGCAATGACTTCCGTTTTGCTGTTGCAGTTGCGGAATTTGGAATGTTGTTGAAGCATTCGGCATACAAACAAAATTCAAATTATGATAATGTGATTGCTTTGGCAAAATCTTCTAAAGGCAATGATAATGAGGGTTACAGAGCTGAATTTGTTCGGCTTGCGCAAACGGCGAAAGATTTGAAAGGTAATGAGGCGACAGAATAA
- a CDS encoding MGH1-like glycoside hydrolase domain-containing protein — MNEEQKRIQDPAWKIWGPYMSYRQWGTVREDYSPNGDAWNSTTHDMARSKAWRWGEEGIAGISDEQGVLNFAWSFWNKHDAILKERFFGLTNEEGNHGEDVKELYYHLDSSPTHSYMKMLYKYPIAAFPYDNLVEVNKNRSRNEPEFELYDTGIFNDDNYFDIIVEYAKASPTDILIKITVNNLSNNDASINIIPTVWYANNWSWFHNSYKPNITCISKNTLLLENENFGKYYLHVKEAAQVLFCENETNNRRLYNSSNDSNYAKDGINDYIIHGTKNTVNHEEGTKAGINYDVTIPAQGTVSYCLRLNQNKVNKVFDDFDGIFSLRQKETDEYYEELQQGIKNEDEKLIQRQAFAGMLWSKQVYHYNVEVWLNGDEKMPPPPPERKLGRNSGWRHINNNYVISMPDKWEYPWYATWDLAFHCINFAVIDSDFAKDQLLHFTHDWYMHPNGQLPAYEWDFSNVNPPVHAWATWRVYLMDEKIKGKPDVEFLKAVYHKLLLNFTWWVNRKDRENNNIFEGGFLGLDNIGVFDRNAVLPHGVELEQSDATSWMAMYALNMMRIALELCKFDLVYQDMASKFFEHFLNIADAMENLNGDGKGLWDYQDEFYYDRLHSKDGIDISVTLRLRSIVGIIPLFAVEVIDEESLQHAPKFIERMNWLFKNKPQLAALVSRWEEPNNTQHLLSLLRGHRMKKILERVLDTNEFLSPHGVRSISKFHLNNPYRIALDGNNFTVTYLPGESDSGIFGGNSNWRGPVWLPINFLVIESLRSFHSYYGDDFKIECPTGSGNFLTIKEIAYFLSDKIVSLFTKDENSNRAFLNDTSTMQRDPNFNDHILFHEYFNGDNGKGLGASHQTGWTGIVAKIIHLKNELDK; from the coding sequence ATGAACGAAGAACAAAAACGCATACAAGACCCTGCATGGAAAATCTGGGGACCATACATGAGTTATCGCCAATGGGGAACCGTACGTGAAGATTACAGCCCAAACGGCGATGCATGGAACTCCACAACACACGACATGGCTCGCTCCAAAGCATGGCGGTGGGGGGAAGAAGGAATCGCCGGAATATCCGATGAACAAGGCGTTTTAAACTTTGCATGGAGTTTCTGGAACAAGCATGATGCCATTTTGAAAGAAAGATTTTTCGGATTGACCAACGAAGAAGGCAATCATGGAGAAGATGTGAAAGAATTGTATTATCATCTCGACTCCTCTCCTACGCATTCTTATATGAAAATGTTGTACAAATATCCGATTGCAGCATTTCCTTACGACAATCTCGTTGAAGTAAATAAAAATCGCTCGCGCAATGAACCGGAATTTGAATTATATGATACAGGAATTTTCAATGACGATAACTATTTCGACATCATTGTCGAATACGCCAAAGCCTCGCCGACAGACATCTTAATAAAGATTACCGTGAACAATTTATCGAACAATGATGCTTCAATAAATATTATTCCGACTGTTTGGTATGCCAATAATTGGTCTTGGTTTCATAATTCATACAAACCAAATATTACCTGCATTTCAAAAAATACATTGTTGCTGGAAAACGAAAATTTTGGAAAATATTATTTGCACGTAAAAGAGGCAGCGCAAGTTTTGTTCTGCGAAAATGAAACCAATAATCGTCGCTTATACAATTCTTCCAACGATTCCAATTATGCAAAAGACGGCATCAACGATTATATTATTCATGGAACTAAAAACACCGTTAATCACGAAGAAGGAACAAAAGCAGGCATTAATTATGATGTAACTATTCCCGCACAAGGAACAGTTTCTTATTGTTTACGACTGAATCAAAACAAGGTAAACAAAGTGTTTGACGACTTTGACGGAATTTTTAGTCTTAGACAGAAAGAAACAGATGAATATTATGAAGAGTTGCAACAAGGAATAAAAAACGAAGATGAAAAATTAATTCAGCGACAAGCGTTTGCAGGAATGTTATGGAGCAAGCAAGTGTATCATTACAATGTGGAAGTGTGGCTCAACGGCGATGAAAAAATGCCGCCACCACCACCGGAACGCAAGCTGGGGCGCAATTCCGGTTGGCGGCACATTAACAATAACTACGTTATTTCCATGCCCGACAAATGGGAATATCCCTGGTATGCCACATGGGACCTGGCTTTCCATTGCATCAATTTTGCAGTAATTGATTCGGATTTTGCTAAGGACCAATTGCTGCACTTCACACATGACTGGTATATGCACCCAAATGGACAGTTGCCTGCTTATGAATGGGACTTCAGCAATGTAAATCCGCCTGTTCATGCTTGGGCGACGTGGCGCGTTTATTTGATGGATGAAAAAATAAAAGGCAAGCCTGATGTCGAATTTTTAAAAGCCGTTTATCACAAGCTGCTGTTGAATTTTACATGGTGGGTCAATCGCAAAGACCGTGAAAACAACAATATCTTTGAAGGTGGATTTCTTGGTCTGGACAATATTGGCGTATTCGACAGAAACGCCGTATTGCCGCACGGCGTTGAACTGGAACAATCCGACGCCACAAGCTGGATGGCGATGTATGCACTCAATATGATGCGTATTGCACTGGAACTTTGCAAGTTTGACCTTGTGTATCAGGATATGGCTTCTAAATTCTTTGAACACTTTTTAAATATTGCCGATGCAATGGAAAATCTCAACGGCGATGGCAAAGGGCTTTGGGATTATCAGGATGAATTTTATTATGACCGGCTGCATTCCAAAGATGGCATAGACATTAGCGTAACGCTTCGTTTACGAAGCATTGTGGGCATTATTCCTTTGTTTGCCGTTGAGGTGATTGATGAAGAAAGCCTGCAGCACGCGCCTAAGTTTATCGAACGCATGAATTGGCTTTTTAAAAATAAACCGCAACTTGCCGCACTCGTTTCGCGTTGGGAAGAACCGAATAATACACAACATTTATTGTCTTTGCTACGCGGGCATCGCATGAAAAAAATATTGGAACGTGTATTGGATACAAATGAATTTTTAAGTCCGCATGGCGTGCGTTCCATTTCAAAATTTCATCTGAATAATCCTTACCGCATCGCACTTGACGGCAATAATTTTACGGTAACATATCTGCCCGGCGAATCGGACAGCGGCATTTTCGGCGGCAACAGCAACTGGCGCGGACCCGTATGGTTACCAATTAATTTTTTAGTAATTGAAAGCCTGCGAAGTTTTCACAGCTATTACGGAGACGATTTTAAAATTGAATGCCCTACAGGTAGCGGCAATTTTTTAACTATCAAAGAGATTGCTTATTTCTTATCCGACAAAATAGTTTCCCTTTTTACAAAAGACGAAAACAGTAACCGTGCATTCTTAAACGATACAAGCACCATGCAGCGCGACCCAAATTTCAACGACCATATTTTATTTCATGAATACTTCAACGGCGACAATGGCAAAGGTCTCGGCGCATCGCATCAAACAGGCTGGACAGGCATCGTAGCGAAGATTATTCATTTGAAGAATGAGTTGGATAAGTAA
- a CDS encoding SDR family oxidoreductase, protein MKLQNQIAIITGASSGIGKAVAKSLALEGAKVIINYPFEKTKADAQAVLDDIKQAGGDGIIFQADVSKETDVQNMFAATIQQFGTVDILVNNAGIQSDAPFEEMTLDKWNAVIGVNLTGQFLCAREAIKEFLRRGIDETKSVAAGKIICMSSVHQIIPWAGHANYAASKGGINMLMQTLAQEFAPKKIRINSICPGAIQTPINHNAWATPEALNSLLTLIPYKRIGQPEDIGKAAVWLASDESDYVCGTSIYVDGGMTLFPGFTTNG, encoded by the coding sequence ATGAAACTACAAAACCAAATCGCAATCATCACAGGCGCCAGCAGCGGCATTGGCAAAGCTGTTGCAAAATCACTCGCGCTCGAAGGCGCAAAAGTTATTATCAACTATCCTTTTGAAAAAACTAAGGCTGATGCACAAGCTGTGCTTGACGACATTAAACAAGCAGGTGGAGACGGCATTATTTTTCAAGCCGATGTAAGCAAGGAAACCGATGTACAAAATATGTTTGCTGCAACCATTCAACAATTCGGCACGGTCGATATTCTTGTGAACAATGCGGGCATTCAAAGCGATGCGCCTTTTGAAGAAATGACGTTGGATAAATGGAACGCCGTGATTGGCGTGAATCTTACAGGACAATTTCTTTGTGCACGGGAAGCGATTAAAGAGTTTTTACGCAGAGGAATCGACGAAACAAAATCCGTTGCGGCAGGAAAAATTATCTGCATGAGCAGCGTGCACCAAATTATTCCGTGGGCAGGACACGCAAACTATGCAGCGAGCAAAGGCGGCATCAATATGCTGATGCAAACATTGGCGCAGGAATTTGCGCCAAAAAAAATACGCATCAACAGTATTTGTCCCGGTGCTATTCAAACGCCCATCAATCACAATGCGTGGGCAACGCCGGAAGCATTGAACAGTTTATTAACTTTGATTCCATATAAAAGAATAGGGCAGCCGGAAGATATCGGTAAAGCCGCAGTTTGGCTTGCAAGCGATGAAAGCGATTATGTGTGCGGCACATCTATTTACGTTGATGGCGGCATGACGCTGTTTCCTGGCTTTACAACGAACGGATAA
- a CDS encoding DUF983 domain-containing protein gives METTEIAAVHTSNRHTHKPSFLRLFQCKCPRCREGNMFETQNPYKLKIFMKMNEVCPVCGQPLDLEVGFYYGSSYVSYALTVALSVASFVAWWTLFGISWQNDSIFHWLTFTIILLIIVQPAIMRIARTLWLAIYVRYDKNWKTNPPKKAERMIEEYKNAW, from the coding sequence ATGGAAACAACAGAAATTGCAGCGGTACACACATCGAATAGACATACACATAAACCGAGTTTTTTAAGATTATTTCAGTGCAAATGCCCGCGTTGCCGCGAAGGGAATATGTTTGAAACGCAAAATCCTTACAAGCTGAAAATTTTTATGAAGATGAATGAAGTCTGTCCTGTTTGCGGGCAGCCGTTAGATTTGGAAGTTGGCTTTTATTATGGTTCAAGCTATGTGAGCTATGCACTCACAGTTGCACTCAGCGTGGCATCGTTTGTTGCATGGTGGACACTATTTGGTATCTCCTGGCAGAACGACAGCATTTTTCACTGGCTTACATTTACTATTATTTTGCTGATTATTGTTCAGCCTGCAATCATGCGCATTGCACGTACTTTATGGTTGGCAATTTATGTACGATACGACAAAAACTGGAAAACCAATCCACCGAAAAAAGCCGAACGCATGATTGAAGAATATAAAAATGCGTGGTAA
- a CDS encoding AraC family transcriptional regulator, with protein sequence MSKEKIPVYDICNLTKDKCITDDFLVERFHNYLKIHYAQLHYPHRHSFYHLVLFTKGNGFHTIDFQKFKVTPYQIYFMSPGQVHSWHFENNVEGYVINFSDTFFRSFLLSPNYLERFPFLTGNVAECCFRLPASIQQKTHALLEEMIKKNEQPDNDKDIFRILLLKLFLDIHSARATKEKKPVPQLKQQLLQSFKSLIDKHYSTLKLPKEYANLLHITPNHLNVLCNEMLGITAGKMIRDRQILEAKRLLINADMTITEIASMLNFEDNSYFNRFFKKSESITPNEFRKQLNNIQNL encoded by the coding sequence ATGAGCAAAGAAAAAATCCCCGTTTATGATATATGCAATCTTACAAAAGATAAATGCATAACCGATGATTTTCTCGTTGAGCGCTTTCATAATTATCTCAAGATTCATTATGCACAATTGCATTATCCGCACAGGCATTCATTTTATCATCTTGTGCTGTTCACAAAGGGCAACGGATTTCACACAATAGATTTTCAAAAGTTCAAAGTAACGCCGTATCAAATCTATTTTATGTCGCCGGGACAAGTACACAGCTGGCATTTTGAAAACAATGTGGAAGGCTATGTCATCAATTTTTCCGATACATTTTTCAGGTCGTTTTTGTTATCGCCAAATTATCTGGAACGCTTTCCTTTTCTTACCGGAAACGTTGCGGAATGCTGTTTCAGGCTTCCGGCTTCTATTCAACAGAAAACACATGCATTGCTGGAAGAAATGATTAAAAAGAATGAACAGCCCGATAATGATAAAGATATTTTCAGAATATTATTGCTGAAGCTTTTTCTCGACATACATTCAGCTCGTGCTACAAAAGAAAAGAAACCTGTTCCACAGCTGAAGCAACAATTACTGCAATCGTTTAAAAGCCTTATTGATAAACATTACAGCACGCTAAAACTCCCAAAAGAATATGCCAATTTGTTACACATTACACCAAATCATCTCAATGTCTTGTGCAACGAAATGCTTGGCATAACGGCAGGCAAAATGATTCGCGACAGGCAAATTCTTGAAGCAAAACGTTTACTCATCAACGCCGATATGACGATTACAGAAATAGCATCTATGCTCAACTTTGAGGATAATTCTTATTTTAACCGCTTTTTCAAAAAAAGCGAAAGCATCACTCCAAATGAATTCAGAAAACAATTAAACAACATACAAAATTTATAA